GACCAGGCGGCATCGGATCTGATCAAGACCCTGGGTCAGGGCTTGGGGCGCTTGGAGCTGGTCTAGGGAGAATCATCACCTCCCCATGAGGGGAGGTGACCTCTACTCCGCCGCCGCCAGCGCGCCGCGCCGGCGCAGGATGCTCATGACGTGCAGGCGGATCATCAGATACTGGATGCCGAACAGCACCCAGGGCGCCGCGGTCGGCACGAGGGCGATGAACCATTTCCAGGCCTCGGTGCCCATCGTGAAGCCGACATAGAGATTGGCGGCGGCCAGCCCGAACATCATCACGGGCCACATCGCGCTGTAGAAGGTGAGTTCGGCTGCCGACAGCGTGTCGGTGACGATCTTGGGCAGATAGCGGCTCATCCAGTTGGGCGTGAGCATCGCGACGCCGATCGCGACCTTGCCGATGGTGAATTTCACCATGATGAAGCGCGGATCGTGCAGCCACAGCGTCAGGCCGCCGAACACCACGACCAGCAGCAGGCTCATCCACTGCATGATCGCGATGGGCTTGCCGCGCCATCTGTCGAGCAGGACCTGCCCGACGCCCACGGCGACGCCGACCCCCGTCGCCAGATAGACATTGTCGGTCAGCCAGAACAGCGCGGCGAAGAAGATCGTCGCCGCAAGATCGGAGACGAGCGGCTTCAACGCCTTGGCGAGATTGCTCATGAGGATGGTCCTTCGTCGGATGTGTCCAGGATGGCGCGCAGATAGGCGACGTGATCGGCGAAAGCGCGGCGCCCCGCCGCCGTCGCCTTGATGCGGGTCTGCGGCCGCTTGCCCTCGAAGCGCTTGTCGACCGCGATGTAGCCGGCC
The nucleotide sequence above comes from Rhizomicrobium sp.. Encoded proteins:
- a CDS encoding septation protein IspZ, coding for MSNLAKALKPLVSDLAATIFFAALFWLTDNVYLATGVGVAVGVGQVLLDRWRGKPIAIMQWMSLLLVVVFGGLTLWLHDPRFIMVKFTIGKVAIGVAMLTPNWMSRYLPKIVTDTLSAAELTFYSAMWPVMMFGLAAANLYVGFTMGTEAWKWFIALVPTAAPWVLFGIQYLMIRLHVMSILRRRGALAAAE